In Amyelois transitella isolate CPQ chromosome 5, ilAmyTran1.1, whole genome shotgun sequence, one DNA window encodes the following:
- the LOC132901784 gene encoding piggyBac transposable element-derived protein 3-like, with protein MAKKVLSDEYIEQYLNIPSGSEDGLDFSSAESDDDMARIRENLNQMSADSDSENDIEPTRYAPSSSTNCSTTLAENNSSAEINPRPNISKPSTSSRQSRSSITMPVTRNRISERKKRNLIWKKKSLQAEHPQFSGHTVLESPITTFDTPLQYFSYFFDDDLLNHIVEEMHKFSIQKDPSKPFCITTYNLKKFLGVCLLMSVAPLPNTRMYWESELGIPLVRETMTVNHFEKIRQFLHFNDNSLQVPSGHPGHDRLHKIRPLLETLKKKCQNIPKKETLSVDEQMCATKAANFLRQYLPNKPHKWGYKLLVLCDDRGMAYDFEIYSGMENNSDLRYANEPDLGASSNIVVRLARTIPRYQQYKLFFDNYYTSAELISFLSKQGIQSLGTVNKGRLGKDLKIPSLKDLKSTKTERGHSEEWVADVDGTEVGTVMWYDNKPVVLSSSFVGQQPIEKVSRYCKKQKKYIEVDCPKIVKIYNQHMGGVDLLDSFLGKYKIRMRTRKWYLRLFYHFLDIATINSWLLNKRVGEQKNEPSAIKLKDFKLEIAKSLCMCGPSLQKKRGRPPSATDDALEKKKKRNAAILPPRDVRLDKFDHLPIWNQKRQRCKYPQCKGKTYIFCEKCRVELCLNKDNNCFYKFHQ; from the coding sequence ATGGCGAAGAAGGTATTATCTGACGAGTATATTGAgcagtatttaaatatacccTCAGGGAGTGAAGACGGTCTAGACTTTTCAAGTGCGGAAAGTGATGATGACATGGCGAGAATCAGGGAAAACTTGAACCAAATGAGTGCAGATAGTGACTCTGAAAATGATATTGAGCCTACCAGGTATGCACCATCATCTTCTACTAACTGTAGTACTACCCTCGCCGAAAACAACTCCTCCGCCGAAATAAATCCTCGACCCAACATTTCAAAGCCAAGTACGTCATCACGCCAAAGTAGAAGTTCTATCACTATGCCAGTTACCAGAAATCGGATTTcggaaagaaagaaaagaaatttaatatggAAAAAGAAATCTTTACAGGCTGAACATCCCCAATTTTCTGGACATACAGTTTTAGAATCGCCAATCACAACTTTCGATACTCcattgcaatatttttcatatttttttgatgatgACCTACTAAATCACATAGTTGAAGAAATGCATAAATTCAGCATACAAAAAGACCCATCTAAACCCTTCTGTATTACCACATACAAtctaaaaaagtttttaggtGTATGTTTGCTCATGAGCGTTGCTCCTTTGCCTAATACACGAATGTACTGGGAATCTGAGTTAGGTATACCTTTAGTAAGAGAGACTATGACCGTGAATCATTTTGAAAAGATAAGACAGTTCTTGCACTTCAACGACAACTCCTTACAAGTACCATCAGGCCACCCAGGACATGATCGCCTTCATAAAATAAGGCCATTACTAGAAaccctaaaaaagaaatgccAGAATATACCTAAGAAGGAGACGTTATCAGTGGACGAACAGATGTGCGCAACAAAAGCTGCAAATTTCCTACGTCAATATCTTCCCAATAAACCGCACAAATGGGGATATAAGCTTCTCGTGCTTTGTGACGATAGAGGCATGGCATATGACTTCGAGATATACTCTGGAATGGAAAATAATTCTGACTTGAGATATGCTAATGAGCCTGACTTGGGTGCAAGTAGTAATATAGTAGTTCGCCTAGCACGAACTATTCCGAGATaccaacaatataaattatttttcgatAATTACTACACTTCAGCTGAACTTATTTCTTTCCTTTCGAAGCAAGGTATCCAGTCACTTGGAACGGTAAACAAAGGTCGACTGGGCAAAGATTTGAAAATCCCATCCCTGAAAGACTTGAAGAGTACTAAAACAGAACGAGGCCATTCAGAAGAATGGGTAGCTGATGTAGATGGCACGGAAGTTGGCACAGTGATGTGGTATGATAATAAGCCTGTAGTTTTGTCTTCATCTTTTGTAGGGCAACAGCCCATTGAAAAGGTTAGCCGGTATtgcaagaaacaaaaaaaatacattgaagTGGATTGTcctaaaatagtaaaaatctACAATCAGCATATGGGGGGAGTGGATTTGTTAGACTCCTTTCttggaaaatacaaaataagaaTGCGTACTAGAAAATGGTATCTGCGTTTGTTTTACCATTTTCTAGACATTGCCACAATAAATAGCTGGCTTCTAAATAAGAGGGTGGGAGAACAGAAGAATGAGCCAAGTgcgattaaattaaaagatttcAAACTGGAAATCGCTAAAAGTCTTTGTATGTGTGGAccatcattacaaaaaaaaagaggaaGACCGCCTTCTGCCACTGACGACGCGTtggagaagaagaaaaaaagaaatgcagCAATCCTTCCCCCTCGAGATGTCAGACTGGATAAATTTGATCATCTGCCTATATGGAACCAGAAAAGACAACGCTGTAAATATCCACAATGTAAAGGgaaaacttatatattttgcgAAAAGTGTCGTGTTGAGTTGTGTTTGAACAAAGAcaacaattgtttttataaatttcatcaataa